CACCGCGGTCGCCATGGAGATGGCCCAGGAGCGGGGCCTGGACTTGGTAGAGGTCTCGCCGGCCTCTCGGCCGCCCGTCTGCCGGATCATGGACTTCGGCAAGTACAAGTACGAGCAGAGCAAGAAGGCCAAGGAGGCCCGCAAGAAGCAGCACACCGTCGTGATCAAGGAAGTCCAGTTCCGGCCCAAGACGGACGACCACGATTACGGCTTCAAGCTGCGCAACATCATCCGCTTCCTGGAGCACAAGGACAAGGTGAAGATCACCCTCCGCTTCCGGGGCCGCGAGATGAGCCACATGGACTTCGCCATGCAGACCTTCGATCGCCTCACCGCCGATCTGGCCGATCACGGCAAGATCGAGCAGGAGCCCAAGCAGGAGGGGCGCACGGTGGTCATGATCATGGCGCCGCTGAGCGATCGCGAGAGGCGCCCGGCCCGGCCCCGCGAGGAGAGCCCGGCCCCCAGCGCGCAGGAGTGAGCCGCAGCGGGTAGCAACGATCGCCGCCCGGCGGCGGCGAGGAGGACGACAATGCCCAAGATGAAGAGCAATCGGGCCGCGCGGAAGCGGTTCCACACGACCGGCGGGGGCAAGGTGCGCCGCAACAAGGCCTTCGCGAACCACATCCTCACGAAGAAATCCGCCAAGCGGAAGCGCAAC
This sequence is a window from bacterium. Protein-coding genes within it:
- the infC gene encoding translation initiation factor IF-3 — encoded protein: MEMAQERGLDLVEVSPASRPPVCRIMDFGKYKYEQSKKAKEARKKQHTVVIKEVQFRPKTDDHDYGFKLRNIIRFLEHKDKVKITLRFRGREMSHMDFAMQTFDRLTADLADHGKIEQEPKQEGRTVVMIMAPLSDRERRPARPREESPAPSAQE
- the rpmI gene encoding 50S ribosomal protein L35, with the protein product MPKMKSNRAARKRFHTTGGGKVRRNKAFANHILTKKSAKRKRNLRDATLASPADSVRIKRMILAE